The Taeniopygia guttata chromosome 9, bTaeGut7.mat, whole genome shotgun sequence genome segment CTTTTGATTAATACTTAATTGAAATAATCCTTACCTTTATGTCGGAAGGTACCGAAGTTGAGTTTTTCTTGCATCTGCCTGCTTTAATGTGATCAAGCCATCTGAAGCTCTGGGGAAACtcaaaattaattccttgtgtttggtgttgatttttttttccctaatgctACTCAGAAGTCTGATTTATGGCACTGTGTTTGTTAGCTCTACACCTGAAATAACTatgaaaagaataaacaaaCTCTACTGCTTTTAATAAGTGTTGAATTGACTGTGTCTTCTAAGAGAAGCACTTCAGTAGATCCAAAAGGATGTCACAGTACCAAACAAGTGTGTGTCTATGCATATGTATAGCATATGCACACACTTCAGTATGTTTGACTTCATGTGTAGAGCCTAATGCTaagatttattttgctttcctttaattttttgaTCATGCTTTAGAACTTCTGCTTGAGTTTACACTTGCTGTTTGTCTAGATCTTTGGCTGACtgactttcttttcctttttttttttttttttgagtgtggtgttgttttaaacttttttttcaaattttctttctcccttcttATGTTAACTTTAACCCACACACAATTTCTGGCTGTCCAGCGTTCAGAACGCTTTCATCTAGCTGCAGTTTTGGTGAATTTACTTCAGcttttcctctccaggctgTACACAGTAAGTTCCACGCAGTGGAAAACTCGGCTTGCTTCATTTTATGCCATTGTAGTATAGCACTTCCATTCCTGCTGTTGCATATGTTTCAACTTGTTGCTTATGCTTTTAGAAAGTTGTGTTTCTGTTTTAGAAAGTTCTGTAGTATGAGTGGCATCATCAGCCAACTGTTATGAAATGTGATACACTTAATAGAACAACTCATTTAAATTTAAGTATGTGACCTGCCTAGATAAAATTGTCTGGACAATGAAGAGATGGAAGCTCATGGTGTCATACTTGATCTGAAGTTCAGTTGTGTGGACTCATATCAAATTTCTAAAATTGATTTATGTATCTCTGACTTCAGTGGAGATTTGTTATGAAAGAGCTGTGTTGTGTCTTCCCCCAACCTGTTTCCTGATTGGATGCAGTCTAAAACTCTTGAGAACAGAGAACCAAACTCTCTAAACCTGGACACGAAATCATACAACTTGTGGACTTccaggcatttttttttttttttttttttgctaggaTGATGACTGACATCTGCAATGACTAAACACTGAACCACTAAGTAAATGTAAATAGTAGCTATTAGTTAGCCACATATGGTAGGGAAATGAAGCTTCTGTATTTTGAATATCAAAGAtcaatacaaatacatatttttctagGAAACTTTTATTATTGAAATTACTTTAAACAGCTAAAAATAGCATGTAGTTTTCAGAATCAAATTATGACTGTGATTTATACTGTTGTAGTTTGGGGTGTTTATCCCTTACATGCAGTCAAAACAcatcattataatttttttctgacagcCCACTGAACTTTgaaggaaatgggaaagaaCCTTAAATGGGTAGGATGGGGCAGGCAAACACATTGCCTCACATAACCACAAAGGGAGGGTTATTGTGCCATCAGTTGCAGTTGGAGAGACTTTCTAACTTTGGAGCATTGATCATGTTTAACTTAATTTGTTACAGGTGGAAGTGCTGGATCAGTGAATGCTAATTTTGCTCACTTTGATAacttccccaaatcctccagtGCTGATTTTGGATCCTTCAATGCTTCTCAGAGCAACGCCACAGCAACTGCAGCCAGTAAAGCTGCAGTGAATAAACTGAATCTTCAGTCAGCTGACAAATATGCAGCTCTTGCTAATTTAGATAATATCTTCAGTGCAGGGCAAGGTATTAAACTTTATTGTTTGCCATGGTTATTCTGTATGCGTATAGTTACCACAAGGATGGCTGTGCTTGTCAAAGTACTATAACAGTATATCAAAATTTCCCTTCTCTAAGTGATCAGCAGAATTTTGTGTCAATGTACCCTTAAATATGCAAGATAAGAGTTTTAAGACATCATTCCAAAAGAATGTCATTAGAAGACTACTTTTTGGGAGCCTATTTCCTATTGAGATGAATAATTCAACATTAAAATATCTAAATAATCATTACTTCAGTAAtgaaaacatacaaaaatacaaatacatattttatatttgtactAAAACCTGTAGTGGATGCTCTGGAATGGAGAGCTGCAGTTGTTACAGAGAGCTACCAGAGCAGCTTTCCTACCTCTCTGCCACAAAACCAGTTGGCTTTAGTTTTTCATAAAATAGTAACAGTGATATTTGGATTTAGTTGATAGTAAATTGAGGAGAAAAAGCTAGTTATTCTGTTACTCAAATGTAGTTCTCCTCAAATGGTGTGTAAAACTTAGTTTCATTTGTACTCCAGAGTTTGTTCTGAAATGGATTATTTGAAGTTACGTGTTCTGTTCATTTTCTAGTTGAAGATGAATGGATTATTTTTCTAGGAAAACAAAAGCTCTTTGGGGCTGCAGAGTACCTATAGAGGCAGGACATTTTGCTAACAGCTAATGGCTTGTTAAATACTTTTTCCTCTATGCCTTTgtgcatatttaatttttaagtctGCAACCATCTGTGAACTTTCATTTAGTTCTCAATGTCAGCAGGACAGAAAGTGAAACCATCTCCAGTATGCTTATtctgcttgctttctttctaGGTGGGAGTGAGCAGGGAAGTGGCTTCAGCACAGCAGTGTCCTCAGCAGGCCCTGCCTTGTCAGCCCCCAACCAGTCAAGTGCATCTTCAGACAAGTATGCAGCGCTGGCGGAGCTGGACAGCGTGTTCAGCTCCACGGCCACCTCCAGCAACGCGTACACCGCCACCAGTAACGCCAGCAGGTacgctgccagggctgcccgctgcctgcagcagcacagagcagcttgAATCGTTTCTCAAATCTGCTTGTTCTTACCTAAACGGGGAAGCATTGAATGAGTTTAGAGGTACTGCTGAAACTACATCTCTTGTTTTCAGTAATGGCAGTACTGAGGGATAGCCTACTCTAGGAACACTGTCAGTGTTGGTGGAGATGACTTGCCATTGCTCAGCACTCGTGAGAGTGTCTGACCCTGGAATCAGGGAGGTACATTGCAGTCTGCAAACTGCATATACGTGTTCATCCCCTTTCTTTTACATGGCAGCAGTAACTGTAAATTGTGTTTGATTATTAAACAAGCAATTCTGACTTCACTGAATGAATTGTATAAATTATTTCCAGCAATGCTTTTGGAACAGTACCTGTAGCTGCTactgcacagacacagcctgCATCTTCAAGTGTGCCTGCTCCATTTGGAGGTATGGAAGTGTTACTAACACCCTCTGGGGACTGTAAGCAAGCAATCTACTAATTTTTACTTGATAATGCTCTGCTTTGAGACCAATAAACGTACTATTAACAAAAAAGTACTGTCAAAATAactatatttttaatgtatcttACACATTCCTGGTTTTGGCCTAATTTTAGGTATTTATGTGTCTTTGTATAAAGGCTGTATAGACTTCATGTGAGTCAGATTTGCTGCTAGAGAAACACTTAATCAAATGTCTTTAATCTTTCAGCAACACCTTCCACAAATCCATTTGTAGCTGCCCCTGTTGCCCCAGTGGCACCTTCAACAAATCCATTCCAGACCAATAGCCGAGGAGCAACAGgttaggaaaaaatacattgagTGTTTGAGAAACTTTCTTTAAAGAATTGCATTGATTCTTTTTTCATGTGTCTGTGTAATATGTTTCTTAAAGATTTTCTGTAATATCTGTCCCTAGTCTATTTGACATGTTGTGTGTTTGCTCCGTGTTGAGGTGCAATTCTAGGATTTCAAATGGTGGCCATGAAAAAGGTTGAAATGATCTGTTTGAGCTCTACCTGTTTGTAGTGTATCTATCACCAGCTGGGTTCCTTCCAACATGATAACCTTGGCTTTAGAACATGCTTTATAGAAGGTAGCCCTGAAATCAGGGATCTTGAAagctgtttttaatttctttctttattttgaagTGTTGAAAGCTCTCAAAACCAAAGAGCTGGAGCCAGAGCCATGGCTATGGGATGCTAGCTCCTCACCAGTCCACTTATTTAGTACATTAGTGTCTCTTTTTTAAAGCATACGTTTAATCTTTACGCtcattttttatattaattttctgtgGGATGATTCTGTAAAATCATAATTCCATGAGGAAAACTTAATCACTTTCTAAGAAAGCAAACTTCTACTTTAAAACTATGAACTTGGATTAGATGGTTGCTAGGTTATGCTGGTTTTCCTCTCCAGAGCAACTGCTAAATTTTGACACTTTTTTCTGTTAGCTGGACTTCAGCAGATTAAAATCTGCTGATGTGTGCATTTTGACATTTGAGTTGTGGTTTGCTTAATGATTTAGGTAGGCTGAGTTAAAAATTGATTTGATAAATTTGCGTCCTCtgctgaaattaatttgttttcagttcCTTTAGAGATATTATGCAGCTAAATTTGTTCAGATATTTAATGCcccaaatacttttttttctttattttaattccatTCCTAAGTGAGCTACTTTGGATCATTGTTGGGGTTGTAGCCTCTTTAGATAAGTTTCTTTGAATATGGCACCTCTATCCTTCCACGTTCTATACAGCTGTTCCTGGCTCATTGAGGTTCCAAGCCTTTGGCAGCATCCTGATGGTCCACACTAGGTGACAGAGATAATGTCTATAAGTAAAGATAATACTCAGCCCCTTTCAGTGTAAGGTGTAAACTTATGGCTTGTCCTTTTGtgtccttgttcttcctgcacGAACTTTGCTTTTTAGTACATGGGAGATCTGTTTTGTAGAGCTTATTTCTGATGGTTTTCTAATACTAATCTATTGCTGGTCATGTTGTTGATGAACTGTTTGGTACATATATGTGTATCTATTACTCTCTCTATATATAAATAACTAAGAAATGACTGTTGAAGAGTGTATAAATGATTTGACATTGTCTGGTCTCTTTGTGGCTTCCATAAGGCCTCTCGGGAGCAATGCACTCTCACATATTTCCTCAGGCTCATTTTGGTAGGTGGCCACATTTGGTATCAAGTTTCTTGTGGCTAATTGTTCTTGCTTGTAAAAGCTTATTGACAACTATCTGGTTCTCTGCACGAAGAATTGTGGAAGACTTCTTAAAAATTGAGTGGGTGTGAGTATTTGGCAACTgggcagagggagagaagagcATACATAGACATCCTGTTgagcaagcaaaacaaaaccattatTGATATCATTCATGGTCACCATATAGTGCTAATGAGTGACTGTTAAGTTTCTGCCAACAGTAGTATCCCAAGTCCCCTGCTGATATTGTTGTGcttctttttgctgttttagCCAAGTTTGCTGTGGAGtagctgctctgctcactgtAACTTGAGAACAGTGTTAGTACATTAGTTTTGCGTGCACTTGTCAACATTGTCTGTATAATGTCTTGCCCTTGGACACTTTTGGGGTAAATATTTCAACTGATAATTAAGctatattaattaaatttattttaatagcttttttAAACAGTTGAGCTTGCATAAAATGTAGTTTATAACATTTCAAAAGAGAAGTCCTGTTTAATTAGCTTAGAATACCTGGTGTCTGTATTTgtactaaaaatatttctatacaTTTCTCTTTGCAAGAATGACTCCCAAAAGACTGAATAATGGTTTTGTTACTATACCTTTGCACCTCATGTGCTCCTGTTTATTTGCTGAAGGCATGGGGAAATGCTTATGAGCTGTCTGTTCTTTACTTGAAATGTTCAGCAGAGAATCAGATGAAAAGTTTTGGgctatttttgttttaagttCTACCTCAACAGAAAGACGGTTTGCAACAGGAACTTTGTGTGCAAATAATGTGCATGGTGCGAATCTCCTTAAAGACATTAAAGATGGGATGATAAAAGGGGATGCATGTATCcctttgatttgtttgtttttttgtttttttttttaataacccTGTAGTGCACCTTGAAGTAGGAAAATCTTTCCATGCTTTTctcagaaggagaaaaacagagggGTTTAGGCTGCCTGAACCTGCTTGCTTCTTGTGTTTACAGACTTCTACCAGAAAAACTGTGGGGGAAATATATGGTAATACATGATAATATataagaacaaaaaataatttcctcttcaGAAAGTATATCTGAATGTGCTGGATCTACTAAATTTTAAATAACGCCATTCACTTTTAAAGTGTAAATGCAAATTATGCACCCAGTTGGTGGTGATGGAAGGGAACAAATCAGTTCAGTAGCTGTAGAAGTTGAACCAAACTTTCATCCAGTCACAGAGGGCATTAGAAGACTTTTAACATGGCCCTATAGTAATTTGTTCCATGAAAAAAGTGACTTCTTACAAATAATTGCATGTTATTTTTTGCCTACCAGCAGCAACATTTGGTACTGCATCCATGAGCATGCCGGCAGGATTTGGAACTCCTGCCTCCTACAGTCTTCCTACTAGTTATAGTGGCAACTTCCAGCAGCCCACGTTCCCAACCCAGGCAGCTTTCCCTCAACAGACTGCTTTTGCTCAACAGCCAAATGGTAGGTCTGAATGTTTTAGATAACCTTGTCTAAATCAGAAACATGGAGAAAATGGTCTATCTGTTAAGTTGGTAATAATGGGTGGATATTTATTTCCACATGAACTTGATAGTAATGTTGATGAAAGGTTCCCACACTATTCTGGCTCTCTAGTTGAGCCTTCTGACTTGGCTATGTGCAATTTCATAATTACCAAACTGAAATTTTACCAAAATCTCATACTAAAATGGTAAGTATTCCCAGGCTTAAAGGGGTTTTAGGCAAGAGGGACTGTTAAGGAATATCTGCAACACATTATTACACGTTCTCTAACTTCATAGAACACAGGCAAGAGAAAATTGGGAAGTATTTTCTTCCTGAATTGATACGATAGAACATTGAGAAAAGTGCATATGTAGAAATTGGAGATTGATGAGTtacaaacagctgaaaacaaaaagctCAGCCACAGTGTTTTACACTTACATTTCTGATCATGTTTAAGTAGAATCAGTCCTGCTGATTCTGCAATTCAAACTTACCCTTAATTTTGGCTGGGAGCTGTAGCAAAGAACTCTTTGAACATTGTTTACtagcattaatattttttacttttctttccaaggagcAGGTTTTGCTACATTTGGGCAAGCAAAGCCTGTAGTAACTCCTTTTGGACAAGTTGCAGCTGTTGGAGTATCTAGTAACCCTTTTATGGTGAGTTGCTGCATGTCAATGACTTCTGTATGTCCAAAGAAGAATAGTCTCTAACACTTAATTTAGAGATACACAAAgattaggggtttttttttgcttttaataagGGAAGGCAGCATTTGACTCTCCTAACTGCAGCTCACTGTTTGGATGATATGCTATTTGTAAGGATGTTCAGATCAAAGCAGAGGTGCTTTCATACATGTTCCCAGAGTAGTGTAATTccagagaagcagcaaaaaGCAGATTGCAATATAAAACAGAAGTATTCCCCAGCAGcttattttaatatattctgCATTTGATTTacaacatgggaaaaaaatttaaatacttgccttatttttctttgttccttttccCCCAGGCTGGTGCACCAACAGGACAATTTCCAACAGGAAGCTCATCAACCAATCCTTTCTTATAGCCTTATAGACACTTTACCCAAAAGAACTCTTATGTGGTCACATAACATCTCTGCGCCTCTTGCACTGTTGTCTTGTTTCACTGATATTAGCTTTAAACACAAAAGAAGTCtttaagaagtaaaataaaagccTGCATTGTGTACCTTTAAaagtttcaaaaagaaaaaaaaacaaaaccacccaatACAAAAACAAGAACACCAACCCCACACCAGGTTATAACGTGCAAAACAGAGGGCTGTGGTAATATCCTTGAACCTGTGAGGTGGCAGGTAAAAAGTAGCGGTATCATGTGTATTAAAATTGGCTAATAAGTTATTGCAGATACCACACTCATTATGCTGCAGTACTGTACatatttttcttagaaaatagCTATTTGTGCATATCAGTATTTGTAACTTTAACACATTGTTATGTGAAAAATGTTACTGGGGAATAGATCAGCCACTTTAAGGTGCTGTTGTATCTCTTGGAATGAATGAGCTGCATCATTTTAACCATTGATATTGGAAGTCACAAAGTTAAATTGAAGGTTTGTTCATTtctcaaaatgttttcctttcctaaGAGCTCTTCTATTTATACATGCCTAAATCTCTAATGTTAGAGGGATACCTGTCTGCGTAATAAAGCTGATCATGTTTTGCTACAGTTTGCaggtgaaaaaataaatattagaaaaaagaaCTGTGTAGCATTATTTCTGTGCAGTAACATTTACTGGATGAAAATGTACACAGTGTCTTGTACACAGATGAAGTATCCAAAGCAGTGTGTTATAGGTGAGTTAAGTTTGACATTTTCACATGCCTCACTTGGATGTGTTTCTCTTTGTCCTTGTGATGAAGCTTACTGTTCTAGCTCAAGTGAAGTGACCTGTCACACAGGAGAGCGTCAGGTGAGGTTTGGATTGTTTGAATAGAGTATGTCATGAAGGACACTGGAAGCACTGTGAAAGGTAGTTATTGGAGAGAAGGTTTGCAGCAAAAGACACCTAATTATGGGTAACTTATGACAGGCTCTGAACAAGCCTTAGTTGTGGTCTGACCAGAGTGTGTAACAGCAGGCCAAGGGACCACAGATGTAATAGTCCTCTCTTTATTAAAAACTGATGCATATCAGTAAGCGCTCCTGTggaatattaaattttttttctaatttacaGAAATATCTCCTGCCATACTACAGTGAAATTTGTACAGGGGAAAATGTCTGGCTTGTCTTCCTCTGTAACAGTGATAAGGTTCAAGAAAAATATAACTGCATCCAAAGTAGTTGGTGTTTTAAACAGAGATAA includes the following:
- the AGFG1 gene encoding arf-GAP domain and FG repeat-containing protein 1 isoform X6, whose translation is MAASAKRKQEEKHLKLLREMSSLPPNRKCFDCDQRGPTYTDMTVGSFVCTSCSGILRGLNPPHRVKSISMTTFTQQEIEFLQKHGNEVCKQIWLGLFDDRSSAIPDFRDPQKVKEFLQEKYEKKRWYVPPEQAKVVASVHASISGSSASSTSSTPEVKPLKSLLGEAAPTLHLNKGTPSQSPVVVRSQGQQQQEKKQFDLLSDLGSDIFAAAPSQSTATANFANFAHFNSHTVWCCFKLFFQIFFLPSYVNFNPHTISGCPAFRTLSSSCSFGEFTSAFPLQAVHSGSAGSVNANFAHFDNFPKSSSADFGSFNASQSNATATAASKAAVNKLNLQSADKYAALANLDNIFSAGQGGSEQGSGFSTAVSSAGPALSAPNQSSASSDKYAALAELDSVFSSTATSSNAYTATSNASSNAFGTVPVAATAQTQPASSSVPAPFGATPSTNPFVAAPVAPVAPSTNPFQTNSRGATGLSGAMHSHIFPQAHFAATFGTASMSMPAGFGTPASYSLPTSYSGNFQQPTFPTQAAFPQQTAFAQQPNGAGFATFGQAKPVVTPFGQVAAVGVSSNPFMAGAPTGQFPTGSSSTNPFL
- the AGFG1 gene encoding arf-GAP domain and FG repeat-containing protein 1 isoform X1, producing MAASAKRKQEEKHLKLLREMSSLPPNRKCFDCDQRGPTYTDMTVGSFVCTSCSGILRGLNPPHRVKSISMTTFTQQEIEFLQKHGNEVCKQIWLGLFDDRSSAIPDFRDPQKVKEFLQEKYEKKRWYVPPEQAKVVASVHASISGSSASSTSSTPEVKPLKSLLGEAAPTLHLNKGTPSQSPVVVRSQGQQQQEKKQFDLLSDLGSDIFAAAPSQSTATANFANFAHFNSHTAQNSANAGFANFDAFGQSSGSSNFGGFPTASQSPFQPQNTVWCCFKLFFQIFFLPSYVNFNPHTISGCPAFRTLSSSCSFGEFTSAFPLQAVHSGSAGSVNANFAHFDNFPKSSSADFGSFNASQSNATATAASKAAVNKLNLQSADKYAALANLDNIFSAGQGGSEQGSGFSTAVSSAGPALSAPNQSSASSDKYAALAELDSVFSSTATSSNAYTATSNASSNAFGTVPVAATAQTQPASSSVPAPFGATPSTNPFVAAPVAPVAPSTNPFQTNSRGATGLSGAMHSHIFPQAHFAATFGTASMSMPAGFGTPASYSLPTSYSGNFQQPTFPTQAAFPQQTAFAQQPNGAGFATFGQAKPVVTPFGQVAAVGVSSNPFMAGAPTGQFPTGSSSTNPFL
- the AGFG1 gene encoding arf-GAP domain and FG repeat-containing protein 1 isoform X4, coding for MAASAKRKQEEKHLKLLREMSSLPPNRKCFDCDQRGPTYTDMTVGSFVCTSCSGILRGLNPPHRVKSISMTTFTQQEIEFLQKHGNEVCKQIWLGLFDDRSSAIPDFRDPQKVKEFLQEKYEKKRWYVPPEQAKVVASVHASISGSSASSTSSTPEVKPLKSLLGEAAPTLHLNKGTPSQSPVVVRSQGQQQQEKKQFDLLSDLGSDIFAAAPSQSTATANFANFAHFNSHTAQNSANAGFANFDAFGQSSGSSNFGGFPTASQSPFQPQNTVWCCFKLFFQIFFLPSYVNFNPHTISGCPAFRTLSSSCSFGEFTSAFPLQAVHSGSAGSVNANFAHFDNFPKSSSADFGSFNASQSNATATAASKAAVNKLNLQSADKYAALANLDNIFSAGQGGSEQGSGFSTAVSSAGPALSAPNQSSASSDKYAALAELDSVFSSTATSSNAYTATSNASSNAFGTVPVAATAQTQPASSSVPAPFGATPSTNPFVAAPVAPVAPSTNPFQTNSRGATATFGTASMSMPAGFGTPASYSLPTSYSGNFQQPTFPTQAAFPQQTAFAQQPNGAGFATFGQAKPVVTPFGQVAAVGVSSNPFMAGAPTGQFPTGSSSTNPFL
- the AGFG1 gene encoding arf-GAP domain and FG repeat-containing protein 1 isoform X7 — translated: MAASAKRKQEEKHLKLLREMSSLPPNRKCFDCDQRGPTYTDMTVGSFVCTSCSGILRGLNPPHRVKSISMTTFTQQEIEFLQKHGNEVCKQIWLGLFDDRSSAIPDFRDPQKVKEFLQEKYEKKRWYVPPEQAKVVASVHASISGSSASSTSSTPEVKPLKSLLGEAAPTLHLNKGTPSQSPVVVRSQGQQQQEKKQFDLLSDLGSDIFAAAPSQSTATANFANFAHFNSHTAQNSANAGFANFDAFGQSSGSSNFGGFPTASQSPFQPQNTAFRTLSSSCSFGEFTSAFPLQAVHSGSAGSVNANFAHFDNFPKSSSADFGSFNASQSNATATAASKAAVNKLNLQSADKYAALANLDNIFSAGQGGSEQGSGFSTAVSSAGPALSAPNQSSASSDKYAALAELDSVFSSTATSSNAYTATSNASSNAFGTVPVAATAQTQPASSSVPAPFGATPSTNPFVAAPVAPVAPSTNPFQTNSRGATAATFGTASMSMPAGFGTPASYSLPTSYSGNFQQPTFPTQAAFPQQTAFAQQPNGAGFATFGQAKPVVTPFGQVAAVGVSSNPFMAGAPTGQFPTGSSSTNPFL
- the AGFG1 gene encoding arf-GAP domain and FG repeat-containing protein 1 isoform X5 produces the protein MAASAKRKQEEKHLKLLREMSSLPPNRKCFDCDQRGPTYTDMTVGSFVCTSCSGILRGLNPPHRVKSISMTTFTQQEIEFLQKHGNEVCKQIWLGLFDDRSSAIPDFRDPQKVKEFLQEKYEKKRWYVPPEQAKVVASVHASISGSSASSTSSTPEVKPLKSLLGEAAPTLHLNKGTPSQSPVVVRSQGQQQQEKKQFDLLSDLGSDIFAAAPSQSTATANFANFAHFNSHTAQNSANAGFANFDAFGQSSGSSNFGGFPTASQSPFQPQNTAFRTLSSSCSFGEFTSAFPLQAVHSGSAGSVNANFAHFDNFPKSSSADFGSFNASQSNATATAASKAAVNKLNLQSADKYAALANLDNIFSAGQGGSEQGSGFSTAVSSAGPALSAPNQSSASSDKYAALAELDSVFSSTATSSNAYTATSNASSNAFGTVPVAATAQTQPASSSVPAPFGATPSTNPFVAAPVAPVAPSTNPFQTNSRGATGLSGAMHSHIFPQAHFAATFGTASMSMPAGFGTPASYSLPTSYSGNFQQPTFPTQAAFPQQTAFAQQPNGAGFATFGQAKPVVTPFGQVAAVGVSSNPFMAGAPTGQFPTGSSSTNPFL
- the AGFG1 gene encoding arf-GAP domain and FG repeat-containing protein 1 isoform X9: MAASAKRKQEEKHLKLLREMSSLPPNRKCFDCDQRGPTYTDMTVGSFVCTSCSGILRGLNPPHRVKSISMTTFTQQEIEFLQKHGNEVCKQIWLGLFDDRSSAIPDFRDPQKVKEFLQEKYEKKRWYVPPEQAKVVASVHASISGSSASSTSSTPEVKPLKSLLGEAAPTLHLNKGTPSQSPVVVRSQGQQQQEKKQFDLLSDLGSDIFAAAPSQSTATANFANFAHFNSHTAFRTLSSSCSFGEFTSAFPLQAVHSGSAGSVNANFAHFDNFPKSSSADFGSFNASQSNATATAASKAAVNKLNLQSADKYAALANLDNIFSAGQGGSEQGSGFSTAVSSAGPALSAPNQSSASSDKYAALAELDSVFSSTATSSNAYTATSNASSNAFGTVPVAATAQTQPASSSVPAPFGATPSTNPFVAAPVAPVAPSTNPFQTNSRGATGLSGAMHSHIFPQAHFAATFGTASMSMPAGFGTPASYSLPTSYSGNFQQPTFPTQAAFPQQTAFAQQPNGAGFATFGQAKPVVTPFGQVAAVGVSSNPFMAGAPTGQFPTGSSSTNPFL
- the AGFG1 gene encoding arf-GAP domain and FG repeat-containing protein 1 isoform X3 is translated as MAASAKRKQEEKHLKLLREMSSLPPNRKCFDCDQRGPTYTDMTVGSFVCTSCSGILRGLNPPHRVKSISMTTFTQQEIEFLQKHGNEVCKQIWLGLFDDRSSAIPDFRDPQKVKEFLQEKYEKKRWYVPPEQAKVVASVHASISGSSASSTSSTPEVKPLKSLLGEAAPTLHLNKGTPSQSPVVVRSQGQQQQEKKQFDLLSDLGSDIFAAAPSQSTATANFANFAHFNSHTAQNSANAGFANFDAFGQSSGSSNFGGFPTASQSPFQPQNTVWCCFKLFFQIFFLPSYVNFNPHTISGCPAFRTLSSSCSFGEFTSAFPLQAVHSGSAGSVNANFAHFDNFPKSSSADFGSFNASQSNATATAASKAAVNKLNLQSADKYAALANLDNIFSAGQGGSEQGSGFSTAVSSAGPALSAPNQSSASSDKYAALAELDSVFSSTATSSNAYTATSNASSNAFGTVPVAATAQTQPASSSVPAPFGATPSTNPFVAAPVAPVAPSTNPFQTNSRGATAATFGTASMSMPAGFGTPASYSLPTSYSGNFQQPTFPTQAAFPQQTAFAQQPNGAGFATFGQAKPVVTPFGQVAAVGVSSNPFMAGAPTGQFPTGSSSTNPFL
- the AGFG1 gene encoding arf-GAP domain and FG repeat-containing protein 1 isoform X2; the protein is MAASAKRKQEEKHLKLLREMSSLPPNRKCFDCDQRGPTYTDMTVGSFVCTSCSGILRGLNPPHRVKSISMTTFTQQEIEFLQKHGNEVCKQIWLGLFDDRSSAIPDFRDPQKVKEFLQEKYEKKRWYVPPEQAKVVASVHASISGSSASSTSSTPEVKPLKSLLGEAAPTLHLNKGTPSQSPVVVRSQGQQQQEKKQFDLLSDLGSDIFAAAPSQSTATANFANFAHFNSHTAQNSANAGFANFDAFGQSSGSSNFGGFPTASQSPFQPQNTVWCCFKLFFQIFFLPSYVNFNPHTISGCPAFRTLSSSCSFGEFTSAFPLQAVHSGSAGSVNANFAHFDNFPKSSSADFGSFNASQSNATATAASKAAVNKLNLQSADKYAALANLDNIFSAGQGGSEQGSGFSTAVSSAGPALSAPNQSSASSDKYAALAELDSVFSSTATSSNAYTATSNASSNAFGTVPVAATAQTQPASSSVPAPFGATPSTNPFVAAPVAPVAPSTNPFQTNSRGATGLSGAMHSHIFPQAHFATFGTASMSMPAGFGTPASYSLPTSYSGNFQQPTFPTQAAFPQQTAFAQQPNGAGFATFGQAKPVVTPFGQVAAVGVSSNPFMAGAPTGQFPTGSSSTNPFL
- the AGFG1 gene encoding arf-GAP domain and FG repeat-containing protein 1 isoform X11; the protein is MTTFTQQEIEFLQKHGNEVCKQIWLGLFDDRSSAIPDFRDPQKVKEFLQEKYEKKRWYVPPEQAKVVASVHASISGSSASSTSSTPEVKPLKSLLGEAAPTLHLNKGTPSQSPVVVRSQGQQQQEKKQFDLLSDLGSDIFAAAPSQSTATANFANFAHFNSHTAQNSANAGFANFDAFGQSSGSSNFGGFPTASQSPFQPQNTVWCCFKLFFQIFFLPSYVNFNPHTISGCPAFRTLSSSCSFGEFTSAFPLQAVHSGSAGSVNANFAHFDNFPKSSSADFGSFNASQSNATATAASKAAVNKLNLQSADKYAALANLDNIFSAGQGGSEQGSGFSTAVSSAGPALSAPNQSSASSDKYAALAELDSVFSSTATSSNAYTATSNASSNAFGTVPVAATAQTQPASSSVPAPFGATPSTNPFVAAPVAPVAPSTNPFQTNSRGATGLSGAMHSHIFPQAHFAATFGTASMSMPAGFGTPASYSLPTSYSGNFQQPTFPTQAAFPQQTAFAQQPNGAGFATFGQAKPVVTPFGQVAAVGVSSNPFMAGAPTGQFPTGSSSTNPFL